The DNA segment tttcaaacatgcAGCCAAAGAAAGAAATTACAGAACTGCGAGGAAACATTTTAATTAGTTTCTCTTGGCAACAAAAcgtacaaatattttaactttgcAACAGGCCACCAGACAAGGTGCAGTAGTATTATGATACGTgtattctcttaaaaaaagtCACGTAGAATTCGatttgtgcgaagaaaaaatttaaaataatatctTAACCATGATGATAACGTTAATTGATGCTTATATTTATTCAAACTTTCAACTCATAAAAATCATTATGTATTCAAATACAATCGCACATAAATCGTCACTACAGTATTCAATGGTAGTGTGAAAATATGACAATCTCAATCTCTGCACTTTGGCTCAACTGTTGCTTCCTTTAGACAACATAGGACGGGGAGAGAGTATTCTTCGATTAAGAAGCTTGCCAAAAACCgttttagtgcgcgatttgattcatgTAAATACGAGTTTTCCTCGTGGgcagaaaattcatatttttcagtccTAACAAAAACATTAAAACACAGGGTGTCCAAAAAGTATCGGGACTGATGCTGTAGGACCATAGCTTTGTTATTTTTGAGGTTACAGCTCCAGTTCCGATACTCTTTGGGCACCCTATGTATTTTGGTTAGGAGtgaatttctgtaattttcgtcGCTTGAATCGCGTTCTGcgtgaaacttttaaaaaagaacatatacaaaaatacataaatttgTACCGTGTGTCCAATGATTCATTACTAAGgtcgagagactttaacgcaaggataACAAATAAAAACCTCTATGTCTTGAAGGTTTTTCCCGAGCAACCATATATCAGAGATGATTTTCAAGAGACGTTAAGATTTTTGTTGCGTCAAATAACATAGAAGCCACaacaattttgaagaggaaccaAATACCAGAATACTTAAATTCGCACCCTGGTCCTGGTCCATTACGGTAGGTATTTTTCGAATTTAACAATCGATTTTGCGAAAACAAATTCCTGGATTCCCCTCAAAAGCGTAATGTCACAATGTCAAACCTAGCGATCAAAATAGCAAGGTAAGGTGTGGTGATTGCCTCATTCGATgatttggaccaatcacagTGCCTGACCTTGATATATTTGACACGCCcggtttgatcgtgtgacatgAGCCATCGGGGTGATAAGAGTCTTTTCATTCTGAGaataaagacaatgcgaatccatttctgattggttcccttattttaggcctccacagtgccacaaacgggaatgaagattacattttcaccaattgcaaagatcatAAACTGTAAAGGAccgggaatggagatgttgcatgtgtgagggctTTGCAATtcgaccattgattcttatgtaaaagttcgcgagaaacacaatgatgccactgattttctctgaaatcatctcccaagctcaaaaaaaactctcgagatgaggccaaaatggaggagatatgcccaccctaccctgagagtccacctctacatcaaaacaaacttttcatgcaaagatagggagcaaatacatgacagggttgccactttatttgggaactccaaaactgaaaacacggcaaccctgctaatgtatttgctccctatgcatggagagtttgttttgatgtagaggtggactctcagggtagggtgggatatcccctccattttggcctcaacttgagagcttcttttgagcttgggagttgatttcagagaaaaccagtagcaccatcatgtttctcgcaaacttttacatgagaatcaacagtcaaatcgcaaattcctcacacatgcaacatctccattctctctataaagggactctagggttGATGAGAGAGAGGAACTTTAATTTGAAGACCGAGTCCGGCACCCATAGCACTATACTGgaagagaagatgaaatttACACTCGGGGATGAGACGGTGATGATTATCTCGTCACTTATGACTCACTCGAGAATGAGCAGCTTGCGTGTGGGACACACTCCAAGAGGTAAGTGGATTACGACTCGCCGCCTCCGAATGCAGCGCCAGCATCTCGCCCGctcaatttttctctaattaaTAGATTTTCCTTTTTAGAAAGTGAATTCATTCCGTCATATTATTTTCTGATCACTTTTACTGAATCTCCCTtacgcggcggcgcggcgcctcgCACACAAGAAATTATCCGCTCACTTTCAGTTTCAGTCCGTGATCCCAAACTTTTTCGGCAGGCTTTGTCAAAATACTGGTCCACGGgtgattttaattaaaaaatgaaagtaatggGTACGGTCAAGGGTGAAGACTtatatttctctttctttttacgACTGCTTAATTATTTCTTGGTTGCAAGACCCCACATACTGTTAAAACGATCtgtcaaccaataggaaatcacaattcactgggaaaaaacacattggatctagagtccagactcttaaaaacatcgacaagaaaaaatactcttgattcaatcagatttaagcttagatcaagaccgaacctcttaatttgagcggatttccttttgatttaagcttaaatctgattgaatcaagagtcctttttcttgtcaatgttttcaagagtctggactctgtatccaatatgttttttttccagtgttggaggATAAAATGCACGAgggtagtttttgaaaaaattgagatatcaatgatttcaactaaaagtaGTCTTAAAAtccactttccggccaaagtatcacaagcgccatgcgacgtttcaaaatttccgactccattttatttttttacggagaaagtgttggttgaatctgtttgaaaatttcattgaattttatcgcAGCTCAAAGAAAATACAGTGAAATTTGCAGACAGCTTCGTCGGAAAATTTCTCTGTACAAAAAGGAAATGGTCgcggaaattgtgaaacgtcgcatgacgcttgtaaTATACTTTGGCCGTAAGTTGACGAAATATAGAAcgtgaaaaattcactattaaaatccaattttcaagcatcaaaaaatgagtttaaactttcttttcacCATTTGGCaattggctccatgtgattatGAAACTTTAAATACGTACTtattaaaatagcaaaaactgaacttaagcgccttgtccttAAGCCCCGTAGTATAGATATCAATCAGGAAAATAAAGTCTTAAATTTTACTGCCGTATCGATATCATAAAATATGTACGGTGTTTTGACACTTGACaatgattaactcaatattccATGTAAACCACCGCATGTAAAAACAGGATTGCTTAttgttcttttgttttattgCCGTTGAAAGGAGTTgcaaaagaaggagaaaaaactcTTGCATTGAATAATAATACACCAAAAAGTACCCTTTTGACATAAGTTACTTTAAGGTTGCAATGAAAAACTTACTAAGTAGCAATATTTTTCTGAAGTATATTTTTCTGAGTAGTTAAACTCCTACAGAAATGATCGATTTCGCTTAGCGGCGTTTTTCTTACCCtagcgttcaagtctctgaaGACGAGGCCCTATTCAACATGCTTGTTTAATAATATTAGCGCAGTCACCTCCACTGgggtttttttaattaatatttcaatgttgatgatgaaaatataagaataaaaatttaaatttagaaaacactctttgaaaaacaaataagtCTCTAGCACATGAATGATGTTAACAAATAAGCATACACAAAAGTGATGAAAGGGGGATTTCTGCATTAAAGCTATTTAGTAACCTGAACAGAAGGATGGAAgaagccatttttaaaattttgtaagtgGAGCCATTCAGATAGGAAATGCAGATCTCCAAATGAAAGCGGAAATACGTTCATGATTAGTCTGAATTGTATTTCCTTATGACATACTTCATTATTATACGCATTAACTTCCGTATTGGTTACCACCTGAAAGTTCCGCGCAAGATTTACGGAACGGCCCGCGCAGGAAGTTTGATTGTGAAACAATGCATTGATGGATTGCAGGCTGATAAATTTAACACCCACACAAAAGCTCCCTCAGCAATGGTCAATTTGTTAGCGCCTGCCTGTCAACCTCTTAATTGTTACGAGCAACTTTCCTCGGCGTATTTCCATAAATTACAAGCGGCCAACGACCGCACACCGCAATTTGCATTCGATGAAAGTTACCAATGTTTTTCTCGTTGGAGCATCACATCAATTCATTTAAATTCATCCTTATTAGTAATTCATAATCTGAGAGGGCCTTACGCAATCGACCGCGCCACGCATTGAGCGGACATCGTAATAATTTTAGCCCGCCAAAAGTCACAAAAATACTTCTGACGAGGGTTTGACGGAGAAAGTGAGCGATTCAGGTTTTTTTATTTAGAGGAGGTGATGGTAAAAAGTGTACAAATTTCGAGAGATCCATGCACTAGTCGACCGGTTCTTCTCAATGATATTCGAATACAAAATGCGCCTTTCATGCAGGATGAAAATGCTCAAACCAAAGTTGAACTTTTTGAGTAGACAACTCACACACATAGTTTCAGAGGCCGTTAAGTACGATGATAATTGAGCCAATATTAGGGGACATTTGCATCTAGAAAACTTTGAGACTCGGAAAAATCCATAGTTTATCAAGacgtatttttttaatatgCATTATTGTGAATCTCTAAAAcaaaattcatttatttgttttgtATCTCTTCttgtcaagaaaaatattttgttttttgccggaaaattttattcgaaAAAACCATCACGATACTTTCCGGAAAGAAACGAAGATAGACGATTGGAGAAAGCAAGATTCTAAAACGATTCGCGTCGTGAGGTAATTTGCTGTAGCTTTGTGTCCTTAACTTCAGCTAATTTTTCCTATTAAGAGGATTGACATCTAAAGCTTTAACGTGACGCAGTTCCGTTGAGCCAACCTTTGACCAAAATAAAGGTGGGTTTTGGCaggttttttcttcctcttcttcttttcttacAAGGTTCATCATAAACTCTGCGATCCTCGATATCCCTCAATTgtgtatttccttttgatattcAACGTGAATAACTGTGGATTTGGCTAACTTACGACCATCTTGACCCAAAGCTGAAGCAAAAAGCCCAACGCACCAGCGTCAAACAAGAAATGTTAATCAGTCACCTACGAATTTACATATTATAAGGAGCGATAGCTACCCCGTCAAGTAATAGGTTTTCACGCATACGTTTTTAGCCTAAAAGACTAAGAGAAATTCGGAGGTATCATTTAAGACGATATAGGAGAAAAATTACTCGCGTGTGCTCTTGACGTTTGGACCCTTTTTAAGGGATTTTGGCTTAATTTTATGGCATCGTTTGgcgtttttttcttgagattttcctCTCAAGCAGATTCCCTCCCCTCCGAAAACGTTTCGCTCTCAATTTGGCCCAAGTTGGCTTAGGTTATAGGCTCTTGAAgaaattatcgatattttggATCATGCTCTTAGAGgtaaatgaaaatatgaatgcAATCATCGTAATTGTAAGGCAATACTCACTATGGCTTTGAAAAAAAGTGGAAGATAAAGTCAAAACTTTTGTTTGGTTTCATAGGGGATTAAAAGTCTTCTGATCTCTACATTGGAGCATGATTTCGAGAGCTTTCGTATGAAAACACGTACATCAATTGCAGTACCTAAAGTTCTAAATTCCACTTTTATGTACTTTTTGCATTGAAAACGAGCCGACttcttctcttaaaattttcataaaatattcagCACCCAGAGAAGTAATATTACAGAAATTCAACAAATGAGATTGGCCACTTTCCGAACATAATATATAAATTGACGGAATGTTTGCGATGTCATTTATTGTGAGACTGACACTCATAATTTTGGGATTCAGTCATGAATTTGGGTTTTCTATTTTGCCTTAATTTTAAATCCTTATTGCTGCATAATGATCATCGTACAAAACCTAGAAAGCGCTtgctcttaatttttaaaattagtggCGATTACTAAAagattttcagaaatatttttgagagcAAAAGTGCAATTTTCTGCAATTTAGGCAAATTCAATTCTCCGCAAAAGCCATCGTATAGCAGTTGAATAAGACGGTTAACAATGCGTTTACGTTGTTTTGGTATTAACTTCCACTACTTTTGAAGTGCGTTACTTACACAATAAACTTAttcgttcaaatttttaatccTTGTTCTTTTAAAAAGTAGAGAGTGAACATAGATCACAGGgatttccttgatattttttttacaaaatttaaaccAAGAAAAATAAGTAAGAGTTTAAATACGCAACTTTAAACTCGTTTTTCGTGGATCAATATTGTTCAATACAATCGTGGAAAATCTCTGTAAACTGTTTGTGCTATTCTATTCACAAATGCAAGAATTAAAATTACTGAGCAAGATTATTGTTGCTTTAAGTTGTCTCCAAATTTATTCATATcttataaataaatataaaaaaacgaaGTAGAAGAAAGAAGAGACTGGGGCAGAGACAATAAATAATGTTGAAAGCGAGCATCTTTAGAAACAAGAAACACAATTTTAATGAGCTgatatttacaaagaaaatataTCAAAGGACTAGCTGTTATtcagaaagttgaaatcatgaATAACCATCAGGTAACTGAGATGAAAAACATGGTAAAAAATCTGAATAATTTAGGTTGCTTTAAGAAGGGATCCAGAAGATTTCGGTAGGTAATTATAAAAACGTTCCTTGAGAAgcagtttttggatttttctttcGAATGGTTCAGCTTTCAGGGCAACTTTCACTTCAGTTGTTCATAGACTGAAGGATAATAGATAACGCATTACCTCGTATTTTACAAATAAAGCTGAACCATTGAAGGTACTTTACTGAAATGAGGACTGCTAGCTTCATCATCTGGTGGAGTGAAACCTTATTTACATCTAGTAAGAGAAGTCGGCAAAAGCCTATTCGAATCTAAATATGTACAACAAAATATCATAGTTATAAATAATTATCATTAATATGGCAGTGAGCCTTTTCTCTCTCTGCGAGAGAAAAATCAATACTTAGCGATCAGTCATCAAgtttttttcgaagaaactCGTTACAATGATATGAAATTCACACCGGATTGAAATTCCAGGATGAAACTTTTATGTCGAGGCTGTTCCTAGAGAATATTGAACCTATTTTCTGTTACGAACAGATATTTTGAGCTAATCGTAAACTTTAATTGAATGGCATTATTCCATTGTTATTAAAACTAGGATCTTTCCGCAATGACGCTAGTGTCATGACATCTAAATTGTATTGCACGGATATTTCAATGTTTGAACTGTTCATACACGTAACACGTTTATTTAGCTGAATCTAACAAATTTTGCAAACGACTGAAAAGAAACAGCTGCAGAGTCGTTTTTCGATAGCTGAGAATACTGACGttgtaattttgagaaaaacgtttCAGTACTGATGTTTAAACTTTTCAAATACCGTGTTgctattttgaaaatgaactcGATCATTTCCAGCCTCGACCAACGAAAGTTGCGTGACATCACTGACACTCAATAAATAGTAGTGCTGTTCTTTGGTTTGAGGAAGAGACCTAACCTGAGAATCGGTATTGCTGGTCGTTGGCGCTGGTCGAAGCAGCGGAGGACGAAGCGGCCGCAGAGGAAGTCTGAGCGTAGTTCGAGTAGTCAGGCGACTTCGTTGGGGTTGCTGGAGTGGATTTCACCCCGGACGAGTACTGAGCCTTGCTGGGTCTCTGCTGGAAGGCGTTCACTGCGTAGTTGGCCTGAGGCTGAGGTTGCGTGAAGATGATCTGAGGGGGAAGGGCAGGTGGGTTGGTGTAGATGAGGTTAGCGCCGAAGGGTGGCTGGATGGTGCGGTAGACTGCGTTGTTCGGGGGGATGACTGAGACCGTGCGCTGTCCCTGAGGAACGCCCTGAGGAGCACCTTGGGCGGCTTGTTGGGGGGCAGGGTGCTGGATGAAGTGCTGGGTGAAGGGACCGCGGAAGGCTTCCTGTCCCTGGGGAACGACGGGGACTACGTGTTGGGGGTATTGGGCCTGGGGGTACTGGGCCTGGGGTACGTAGTAAGCCTGGAAGGGGGGTACGTTGGGTTGGTTAGCGCCTGCAGCGCCGGCGGGGACGTAGTGGAGGGGCACGCCCTGGAACTCAGGGAACGTGAACTGGGGGGCAAAGTACTGTTGGGGCTGGACGAGGTACTGTTGTTGGAAGGCGGCGATCTGTTGGGGGCTCAGCTGGGGCACTTGGGCAGGACTCGGGGATCCCTGGGCGCTCTGTGCTTGTGGTCGCTGGTTCGATTCTTGCTCGATGTCCTCAAGCTTCACTTGGGACGATTGTTGGGCGGATTGCTGCTGCTGGGCCACGCATGCGGCGGCGAGGAGGAGCACTAGGCTCAGGGACTGCTTCTGAGAACAGAGAACAATTGGATTATCAGAACTTGCTccgaaaaaatgttcatactTTGGTGTGAACAATCAGAGAAATACCCTTTGCTGGAATTATAGACATGTGAcaatatggattacattttgccgtaaggaaccactatttctggcccattttaaagACAACGTACGTGCAATTTGGTTTCCGTATGCAGATGTGTGCTTTTACGTGGgaaccagagatagtggctccttattgcgaAACGTAATCCATATAATTCTTTGAACTTAGTATGGGCGGTTATGTTCAGGGCTGTAGCCAGGGGGGGCGAGAGGGGGCGTCGCCCCCCCAAGTGagatttttcgccccccctagTGATATTGCGGGGTTTAATTAACTTCATTATTTATAGTCCCGGACTTTAGTCAAAAGTTCGGTTATTATTCCTCAATCCTAAAAGAGTTGGTGAATCAACTTATCAACTTATCAACAAGTTATTTGTGGAGTTGTCTTACAGCCAGGGCGCACACGCTGATCGCAGATAGCTTGTTTTTGAAGATGAGGCGACAGGCGAcagggcatagagaaaaaaaggaggtctTTGCATtgcgggcatcttggaatttttttgatgacgtaggtcggcacagcgacttttatcatcgatttccgATTCGGTCCGGATTCGATCCGATTCGAGTCACATATAAGCCTCTGTGAACTCTTAAATGCTCAAGACTTTTTTATACGCAAAAATCCAAGTCAAGTCAAAGCGACTCTTTCTCACTCCCCTCCTACATATCTGCCATGTGTAACTCCCCCAGAAGAGATAGTCAGCTTGGGATTTCTAGGGATAgtcgtcaaaaaaattcaataactctcggcaaaatactaatttttagaCGTATGCCCTTCACGACTCTTGAAAACCCCTAaatatgtttttactttttccccctttttttaaaaatgagtagtgatttggacacatcatAGCATAATCTGAGCAAACATAACCTTCACATTCCTCAAATAtccgtgcttgatggatgttcatgttgcatctgcaaaactgaaggcgcgataaCGTGAGACTTGAACTCgaaatgctccgctctatgctttCAATGAGGTATCGTTCAGATTCGGGAAAAGAGTCAAAATCAAGGCCCGATCTcgtctctaaaatattttgctgTGTTTCTCACGTAGCTCATGAAGCATCACCACAATAATAAGACAAACAGAACCAATACAACACGGAAATAGAGCAATAGAAAGGACCTGTGGTAAGACGGCGcaaaaatacaactattcgtgcttgattgaTGTCgtcgttgcatctgcaaaattgaaggcgcgatggcgtgaggcgtgaactcgcaacgctctGCCTCATGCTGCTGATGAGGTGCCGTCGCTCAGATTTGGTAGAAAAGTTATGAAACGAGACCctattacgtctctcctatctccGGCTGTAGTGACTCtagattttttcctatttttttaagttcatgtctgattattctttttttacgatgtatttgAGGACCTGTATCTAAAGCTCGTTTTTGCCGACATCATACATCCCACGGGTCACATATTTTCAGCAAGCCTCGGATCAATTTGACCTGGCTTGGGTATTTAAGGGTTAAGTGAGTCCTGGTAAATGTAATTGTTCCTTACACGTATCAAATCATTTCCGAGgtcttaatggagatgttgcatgtgtgggggatttgcgatttgaccattgattcttgtgtaaaagttcgcgagaaacacgatggtgccactggttttctctgaaatcatctcccaagctcaaaaaaagctctcaaagtgaggccaaaatggaggggatatcccaccctatgtTTTCCCTAATGCCTCGCGTCCGAAAACACATTGttcttaaatcaatttttgcccccccccccccccgcgacctACAGATTTCTCGCCCCCTCATGTTGAAATTCTGCCCCCCCCAATCATACCATCCTGGCTACAGCCCTGGTTATGTTTACGTAGGTCGACCATCTGATGTGAAATCTACTACTTTGAACGATTTCCAATAAACCAAGCATTCAGTTTATcaacattttctttcattttttatctttttcttttttattaagaagcaagtataacaaaaataacaattttcaaaGTCATGAAGTATCTTCTTGCACACCTTTAACATCCTATAAATTCATCTAGGCAACCAATTTGACTGAAAGCCGAAGTCGGCTTAAAGCGTATTGAACTCTTACATCAGTTCGTTTCTtacgttgtaatttttttaagctaTATAACACTGAACAAGTCATCACGATTTGTTCCGAAATGTACCTGAAATCTAGAGACCTGTATTCGCATACAGTGTGAGTGGCGGAGAGTTATTTAAATTGCAAcgattacaaaataaaaaaatatttgaactaATTTATGCCGAAAGTAACTACATGCACGAGGATttcgtgcaacatagttcctctcagcataaatacgtccatttatttttaataaatttctaattgtgtgcactgaaaaaaaaaaataatcttaaatttgccgccaagaagtatttctccttaaatcaagaatgttgctggttaatataagctacttttttgcttaacccaagcattatttttcttgaatcaagaaaaagtcagcttaaagcaagataaaaaaaattcttggcggcaaattcaagaattatcatgcttgattaagctacttttttttcagtgtaggcaaaaAACGCAACTTCCTTTTTATCGATAAGCTATATCCATTGTCTATTGGCATGATCATAAGTATACATAATAAAGCACTTAAAGAatagaattgtttttatttcaaccctatactgttgaaaaattcctcGAAAGTATATTTAATTGGCTTATGTAATTGACAGATCAAGATGAGGCTAATGATAAGACTAGTTCAAAGAAGGAGCATTACATTTTAATTAACTATTGATCCATAAAATTTCGAGCAGGAAACGACAAGTAAGAATCGTTCCGTCTTTTCCCTACACGCAttaatttcctttttcatttttgtcaggTGTACTAATACAACAAACTCAATAGAAGATTGCTGATAAAAGACAAGCAGGTCGATTATCAGTTGAAGACATTATAAGCCTGTTTCAtgggagactttaacgcaagagtAGCAATAATTATGAAAGATTTAATGTAATAATAAGTAAATCGAATATATTTCAATCGGctcttttgtttttgttgttttttttaggTCTTAAGATGAAATACTGCCCACGATCTCAAGGGAGAAAAGGCTAaatgaactatttttttttctttttcgtaaaATTGAACGGTTTTTTGCACACCTATTTTGAGTACCTATCACTCTGTTCTAAACTAAACCGTACTCGCCGAAATTGTCACGTGGCTTTCAGTTCAATGTACAAAAGTAAataaagaatttattttttgaaccaGGCTTCAATTTGCtttgattttaacaaaaatagcAGGGTCCAGTGCatggatatatttttttaaaaatatttttaaatttttttaaaaaaataatgtttaattttaaggagCCTTTTTGAGGATATGAGCCACTGTTGAATTGTATCAAAACTAGTCTCCAAGGGTAAATAATgtgaaaatttcgtttttaGTTTCATAACACGGGGTCAAACTTTTTCTCAAGTcataaaattcaattcaattacTGAACTGAAAACTTTCTTCCCCtcgaaatcacaaaaaaacatCACTCGACGTCTCCATTAACTGGACCCTCCAATTCACAACCAAGACGAGGATTAAATCCTAAGtagacgtaaaaaaacacttcGTAAAAATCCTTTGGTACACTGCAAGGACACTTCAGCAACCACCaatcacttttttattttaaaaaaaagttaaatttttgaaaaaacacaatttttttatttcaaatcgaAGACGAACACGATATCAGGAACGAAATCCAAGGAGCGCACAGTTGCATGATACACTTACCAGGTAAGCCATTTCGCTATTCACGTGAGGGACACAAGACACACCGGACACAGAGTGAGTGGCGGAGGCGCCAAAACAGACTTATATAGCGGGATAAAAAGACCGAAAAGGTGGGATAAAAGCGGTCTAGTTCAAAAGACCTAAGACGGCGCAGCAGCCGACTTCCCGCAACGCCGGCCGATCTGGGCCCGAGCTTACGGATCATTGGCCagatcctccccccccccccctgtgtaCCCTGCTCCCAGCCCCAGCCCCCTGTCCGTACTCCGACGCACGGTAGACAAAACGCCATCGGATTACAAGCTTCGTAAAACAATGTATAATGGGAACTTAGCGTGACGATTCCAACACTTCCCTTCTAGCGTGATGAGCTTTCTGCATTAGGAGgaggatattttcaatggaccactagacaaggtacgaatttaagcactctatTACATGATTttgaaccagaatttcacgtaaaacatgattcttTCAtcagaaattactgaaattaacttctaACCAggaccttgtctccacgggacgttttcatgggatttgtcccaaattcgaatcgcaggaatgaaacttctgggattctTCCCAGTTATCGTCTCCACGGCAaggggctcatacggtcctgcgacaaGTTTGCGCGGACAGCTAAGTTAGTAAAAATCGCGTGTtcaaccgggattaaaataataattgaacacGATTGACGAtaagacacattattttaacgaaacaaacACGAACA comes from the Bemisia tabaci chromosome 7, PGI_BMITA_v3 genome and includes:
- the LOC109038135 gene encoding uncharacterized protein, with product MAYLKQSLSLVLLLAAACVAQQQQSAQQSSQVKLEDIEQESNQRPQAQSAQGSPSPAQVPQLSPQQIAAFQQQYLVQPQQYFAPQFTFPEFQGVPLHYVPAGAAGANQPNVPPFQAYYVPQAQYPQAQYPQHVVPVVPQGQEAFRGPFTQHFIQHPAPQQAAQGAPQGVPQGQRTVSVIPPNNAVYRTIQPPFGANLIYTNPPALPPQIIFTQPQPQANYAVNAFQQRPSKAQYSSGVKSTPATPTKSPDYSNYAQTSSAAASSSAASTSANDQQYRFSG